CTGCACCATTTTCCCCTAGAACTCCGGTGGCGTGGGCTTCGTCTACCAGGAGCATACAATTATATTGTGTTGCTAGGGCGAGCAATTCGGGCAAGGGACATACATCACCATCCATACTGAAGACACTATCAGTCAAAATCAAGCAACGACGGTATTGATGGCGATATTGTTGTAATTGATGACTTAAATTAGCAATGTGGTTGTGGGTATATTCTAAGACGTTAGCGCCACTGAGAATTGCCCCATTTTTCAGACTAGAATGGTTATATTGGTCTGAAAGAATTAAATCACGCTTACCAACAAGGGCGGTAATAGTACCGAGATTGGCAAGATAGCCAGAACTGAAAACCAGAGCATCTTCTGTTTGTTTGAGACTGGCGATCGCCCGTTCTAATTCTCGATGTAATTCCCGATGTCCACTGAGTAAACGAGAACCAGTGCTACCTGTCCCGAATGCCTGAGTTGCTTGCACTGCGGCTTGAATTAAGCGTTGATCTCCAGCTAAACCGAGATAATCATTACTGGCAAAATTAATTACCTCTCGTCCCTCCAGTAGCACCGTTGCACCCGGAATTCCCTGAATAGTTCGTGTGGAACGATACCAGTCAGCGCGGTGGATTGTTTCCAGGGAATTGGCAATCCAAGAGTAGGAATTCATAGAGTAAGGGAGGGGAAAGGGGAATTGTTTTTTGTGAACTTGATATAGCAATTATCAGAGATTTTGGGCATTAACTACCAAATACTCACAGGGTTCCAATCTCTTACTTGTATCTGGTATCTGTCCCCTCTCCCCTATCCCAATTATGAACTTACCGACTCACTACTCAGGTGAGATATAGATTGGCGAATCCATTCTTCCACAAAAGCATCCTTCGGTAGTCCAATTTCTTCACTGACGTAGTGGAGTGCGTGACTGACTTCGTGGGGAGTGTAGCCTAAAGCCAAGAGTGTCATTTGGACTTCTTCTAGAATACCAGGGGCTGGTCCCTCGGTAGCCACAAAGAAACCCGCAGATTTTCGCCATTCGATGAGTTTAGCTTTTAATTCTAAGCAAAGACGTTCGGCGGTTTTTTTGCCGATACCCGGTGCTTGGATTAAGATTTGGACATTCGCGGTGACGATCGCCTGTACCAGCTCCGGTAACTCTAAAGTATCCAACAGAGCGATCGCCAATGCTGCACCAATTCCACTCACACTCTGCAAAAAGCGGAATAAATCCCGTTCTGCGGGGGAGGAGAAACCGTAAAGTAAAGGGATTTCGTCTCTGACTTGGTAATGGGTGAAAAGCTGTACCTCACCTCCGGAATCTGGCAATTGTCTTGCCAAACGTCCAGGAATCTGTAAATCGTAGCCGATACCGTTCACTTCCAACGTCAGTATGTGACGATTACCACTATTACTTTGGATACCAGCAATTATGCCTTTTAGGTAACTGATCATTCTAAGAAACCAAAGTGTTGCAAACCTTCAAGAATTCCGCCTGCACAATAATTTTGTGCTAGATAACGGTAGTCTGCGGGATTTTCATTGTGCCATTGAAGTAACTCAGGACGAGCATTGCCGACGATTATCCCCCGTTCTACCCCTGCGGCGAATAAAGCAATATCATTGCCAGAATCGCCACAAACGATTGTCTTCTCAGCTACAAATTTCCACTTTTGACGTAGAAACTGAACTGCCTGACCTTTATCACTGCTCCTAGGCACAATGTCAAGGTCGATACCACTGCTATAGATTAACTTTATATTTAAACCACATTTTTGCAATTCTGTCTCTAGTTCGGGCAAGATTTTTTCAGATTGCTCTGCCTCCAGGAAAAAACTAACTTTAAATGGACGTTGTTCTGAGGTGGGTTGAGGTTTTAACTCTAGGAATTTTGTAGCGGTATTTACCACTAATTCACGGTTCCAACCAGGAGATAGGATTTCTGACCACTGACTATCAGGAATATTACTATCATCCAGGTAAATTTCTGTACCCACGCTTAATACTAAGGCATCAGGTTGCAGAAGATTCTTTTCCTGTTGTAGTTCCCGGTAAAGTAAAGGCGATCGCCCTGTGGCGTAAACTATCTTAGTTCCATATTCTTGACGATGCTGTTGCAACCGGGAATTTAAATCTAGCAAAGCGGAGTCATCGCCAACAAGGGTATGATCTAAGTCGCTAACGAACATAAATTGAGACACAGCAACCTCCTTGATACCGTTTACCATCAAAAAGTTTATGCTGTTTTGGCACAAGGGACAGCAGTTAACGAAGATAAAAAGATAGATGACTGTAACTATCTATAACTATCCCAGCTATAGAACTTGCCCCTGGCAGCAAATCTTAATCTATGATTTGTGAACACACAATAAATCTACATAGATTTTGTCAGAAAATATCAGAAGCAATTAATAGAGGTAAATATCATGCACAAAGAATATATGGAGCTTTTAGAAGGATTAATTGATAAATTAACATTATCTGCAATCTTAGAAATGTTAGAGCGAATATGTCACAAAAAAGCAGAAAATCTGAGAACTCACTGGCAAGATGAGACTTTAGCAAAGCTTTGGGATAAAGCCGCTAGACAGATAGAACAAATAAATATTGACGTTTGAGTCAATAATAAAGCTCATTCTATAACCTGAATGATTTGCCGGGGACAGACCTAGGCTAAGAAATAGAACTAACCCTGTTTTGTTTAGGACATTAATTATTAAATGGTGTCGGTAATAAATCTCATAGAAATTATTTATTTTTTATCCAAATAGCTAAACCACCCCCACGTCCCCTAGCTGCAATAAAATCTTCAGTAATCAGAAAAAAAGCGAAAAATGGCAGCTTGGCGATCGCCATCTCATGAAAATTTTCAGCAAGCTTTTTATTACCACCAATTTTCCCTTGATAAATCTGCTTACCGAATAAAGAAATTTCTATCTGGGTAAAATCAAATGCTAGTAAATTTTTCTTGCCTGGATATTTGGCTGGTCCAGTGAATTGCAGTAAAATTCCACCAATGCGAGCTTGATTACTAATTCTGCCATCAGCAGTAAAAGAAATCTGTGCTTGAACAAATTTCGGAATATAAAAACCTTTTCCTAGTATAATTCCTCCCCTTTCCCTGACTTTGCGGGTTCCCGTTGCAAAACACAACCGCCATTCTCCCACCAATTCCCCGAAAGGATATAGTATTTTTTGCCGCTTGTTCGCTGTTTCTGCTTGCAACAATGCATCTACTACCATCGCTGCTGGGGGATATTCTCCCTTCTGTGTACGGTAGCTTTTGACTGCTTGGTTGATCACACTGAGAAAATCTGATGTCATGGAAAGCGCTGAGGGATGGTTAGTGAATCACATACAACTACTATGCCAGTAACAAGAGCATAATTTTCCACTAATCGAATTAGAGCGTTACAAAAATTTGTCTTAATGTTTAATTATGATGAGTATTAGTCAGGCTTGATAATCTTAATTGCAAGGCGATAAGCTATCGATATTACAAGTTGTAAGTATTACAGTAATTTATATTTTGCGAGGACAAAGATAATGAAAATTACTGCTCAATCAATTTACGAACAAGGTGTATTGAGATTAACAGAACCTATCTTCCTAGAAGAAGGTACTCAGGTTGAAGTCATTGTAATTACTCAAAAATCTAATTCTGTAGAGAAAACACCAGCAGAAATAGGTGCTATACCTTTAGAAGGTATTAGTAATGATGGATTTTCTGGTCGAGAGCATGACAATATTCTTTATTCTTAGTAAAGAATATCATGATTTTTGTAGATACAGGTGCATGGTTTGCTAGTATAGTTTCTTTCGGCTAACATTTCAGAAAATGTAAAATAAATGTATGAATAATTGAGGAAATATAGCTGATGACATTATCTGTTGAGTCAACGTCAGTAACCACCTTAGAAGAATTTTTAAAACTACCAGAAACAAAACCAGCAAGTGAATATATTGATGGAAACATCTACCAAAAACCAATGCCACAGGGAAAACATAGTGCTTTACAAATTGAATTAGCTTCTGCAATTAACCAAATAGGTAAAGCTAAAAAATTAGCTTATGCTTTTACAGAATTACGCTGTACTTTTGCAGACAAATCAATTGTTCCAGATATCGCTGTGTTTGAATGGGCAAATATTCCCTTGGATGAAAATGGTCAGATTGCCAATAAATTTGAAATTCCTCCCGACTGGATAATTGAAATTATTTCACCAGAACAATCTGCTAGTAAGGTGATTCGTAAAATTACATTTTGCCTCAGAAATGGTACAAAATTAGGCTATTTTATCGATGCGGAGGATGAATCAATTACAGTTTTTCAGCCCAATCAATTACCTGAAGTTAAGGAAAAACAAGATATTTTACCGATTTTGAGTGTTTTAGGAGATTGGCAATTGCAGGTTGAAGATGTATTTAACTGGTTGCATTTTGCGAAATAAATTTAAGACCATTGAATTGGAAAATGAGCATAGTTCGATAAAAAGATTTTTTAGCTTTAATTTCAAGTCGTTAAATTATCTGTTCATGTGACACCATGAGGAGACGATCGCCCCAGTATTTCCCAGAGCGATCGCCGTTACTTTTTATTCCTACTCAACACAGCTGCGATAACAAGCAAACTCCATAGAGAAAGTTGCCATTCCTGATGTCAGAGAACGCAAGTCGGTGGAGTAACCAAACATCTTCGAGAGGGAAACCTCTGCATGAATCACTGAGTATCCTGTCATGGTTTGAGAACCTAAGAGTAAACCCCGACGGGCAGAGATATCACCTTGAACCTTACCCACAGTTTCGTTCGGTGTTTCTACGGTAACTGCCATAATCGGTTCGAGAATCTGCGGTTTCGCTGTTGCCAATGCTTCAGTTAACGCTTGGTGACTAGCTGAACGGAATGCTAAGTCGGAAGAGTCTACAGAATGGTAGGAACCACCCGTTAAGACAACTTTCACACCCATCACCGGATAACCTTCCAGGGTTCCTGATGCCATCGCTTCCAGAAAACCTTTCTCACAAGCAGAAATGTATTCCTTGGGAATCGCACCCCCCACCACACGATTCTCAAATACAAACTGTTCTGTCGTCGGTTCTATCCATCCGCTAACATGGGCATATTGACCAGAACCACCAGATTGTTTTTTCAGCTTATAGTCAAAATCGCTACGCTGGGTAATGGTTTCTCGATAGGCAACTGCGGGTTTACCCACAAACACCTCCGTGTTATATTCCCGACGAATGCGTTCGATGTAAATTTCCAAATGCAGTTCACCCATACCTGATATCAAAGTATTATTCGATTCAGGGTCAGTACTGACACGGAAGGTGGGGTCTTCCCGTTGGAAGCGCTGTAAAGCTTTGGCTAGCTTGTCTGCATCTTCTTGTTTTTTGGCGGTAATTGCCAGGGTAATGACTGGCTCTGGAACATACATTCCTTCCAGGGAAACTGGGGTTTCTGTGGTGTAAAAAGTATCACCAGAAGCACAATCTATCCCTAACAAAGCAATGATATCTCCAGCATAGGCAGCTGGGACTTCCTCCCGCTTATTGGCGTGCATCCGGACAATCCGACCAATTTGCACCCGTTTTCCGGTGCGGGAATTGTAAACCGTGTCTCCCTGTTTCAGGGTTCCGGAATACAAGCGAGTGTAGGTTAATTGTCCAAAGGATTCGACTGTAAGTTTGAAGGCTAAAGCAACCAGGTCAGCATTTTGGTCACAATAGACACTAGTACCTTCGGCAGTACGGACAATTTCCCGATCGCTGGGCGCAGGGAGATAGAGAGCGATCGCCTCTAGTAAATTCTGCACTCCTTTATTTTTAAAGGCTGAACCCAGGAGTACGGGAGTTATTTCTAAGCTTAGGGTTGCTTGACGAATTGTCTGGTAAATTAACTCTGGGCTGACTTCTAACCCTGCCAAAAGCTGCTCTGTCATCTGTGTGGAATACAGAGAAAGGGTATCAAGCATCTTTTCCCTGGCTGTGGTTGCTTCCCCTTGTAATGCTGTGGGAATTGCCTGCTGATGCCAGTCTTCACCATGTTCTCCCAGGTAGTAATGTGCCTGCATTTCTACTAGGTCAATTACCCCCTGAAAGTTATCTTCACTACCAATGGGTAACTGAAGTAACAGAGGATGGATATGTAGGCGATCGCCCATTGCTTGTACCACTCGCCCAGGATTTGCCCCCCGCCGATCCATCTTGTTGATGAAGGCAATGCGAGGTACACGGTAACGCTTCATCTGCCGATCTACCGTAATTGACTGGGATTGCACCCCTGCCACCGCACACAACACCATCACAGCACCATCTAGCACCCGCAAAGAGCGCTCTACTTCTATGGTGAAATCTACGTGACCGGGTGTATCAATTAAATTAATTTGTGTTTCCTTCCACTGGCAGGTGGTGGCAGCTGAGGTAATGGTAATTCCATGTAGCTTTTCTTCTGGCATGAAGTCCATTGTGGCTCCCTTGCCGCCTCCCCGTACTTCTTCTATGGCGTGAATTCTACCAGTGTAGAAGAGAATCCGCTCCGATAAAGTGGTTTTACCTGAATCGATGTGTGCAGATATACCAATGTTGCGGATGCGCGTTCGGGGAATCATAAAATTTCCTAGGGTTGAATGTAGTGTATTTTTATCCCATATTCGGGATAACTCTATTGTACTACATTCGTGTTACAAATGCCATCCTAATCGCCAATTAACTCCACTGCATCCCTACCGTCGGTATCTTGAAAGTAAACTTTCACAATTTCCTCTTTGGCTGTGGGTAATTTTTTGCCGACAAAATCCGGGTGAATGGGTACTTCTCGATGACCTCTATCTACTAATACAGCTAATCGAATCACCTCCGGTCTGCCATATTCATTTACCGCATTCAAAGCTGCACGAATTGTCCGTCCTTTAAATATCACATCATCTACCAAGACAACTGTCTTACCTGTCAAGTCAAAGGGGATATCCGTTCTTGCTGGCGTACGCAGGCTGATTTTGTCCAGGTCGTCACGGTAAAATGTAATATCTAGCGCTCCCACATCGGGAGATACCCCTTCTAACACCTCAATTTGTCTAGCTAATAACTCAGCTAGGGGAACTCCACGAGTATATATACCTAGTAATGCCAATTGGGACAAATCACGGGTTCTTTCGATAATTTGTGAAGCTAAACGGGTGACAGTACGACGGAGTTCTTCCGGTGAGAGAATCTCAACCACTTTGGTAGACAGATTCATAGACTGATATCCTTGTCAGTGGGTAGTAGGTTATGGGTAATAGGTCAACCCCTGAAGGGGAATTCAAAATTCAAAATTACAATCCCCATCAATAAATTTAGGGGTTTGTATTCTTTTCTTTTTCAGTTATGGGTAATAGGTTTTTGTGTTAACTGTTAACTGTCACCTGTTCCCTGTTAACTTCATTATTCCCAATTCCCATTTTTATCTTCACCTGTTTATGCCCATTAGGAGTAGACCCGTTACCCCCAACCATGAGAAAAAACAGTAACGAGTCAGTCGTGTAGCTCGCAAAACGACATCTGCTGTGATGGGTTGGATGGCATCTCCCAGGAGAGGTTTGTACTTAATTACACCACGATAGATATTTTTACCGCCCACCTGTACACCTAGGATAGCGGCATAGATGCATTCGCTCCAACCTGAGTTAGGGCTAGGGTCCTGGGGTGCGTCCCGTTGGCAGATGCGCCAGACTTCCAGGGGTTTTCTGGAGATTAAGCCAAGGGTAAATACTGATAAACGGCAGGGAATATAGGTTAAAAAATCTTCTAGTTTGGCACTGAACCAACCGAGATAGGTGTAGGGTGGTTCTTTGTAACCCACCATGGAATCGAGGGTACTAATTGCTTTGTAGGCGATCGCCAGGGGTGCAGCCAAGGGCAAAGAATCACTGAGAATTATTCCCATAATGGCATAAAATAGGGGAGCCATGACCCCATCAATGGCATTTTCGGTGACAGTTTCTAGGACAGCACGAAGTATCTCTGCATCGTCCATGCTATCAGTATCTCGCCCGACAAAGTTACTTAATGCCGAACGGGCGGCGGTAATATCTCCTAATATTAAAGGTTGTAAAACTGTTTCTGCCGCTTGACGTAAACTTCTACCAGCAAAACAACTTGCCAAGATAATACTTTCAGTGGCGATCGCAAAAATAGGATGTACCCACTTAGCTATTTGCACAATTATTCCCGTGGCGATCGCGCTGCCGAAAATTACCAAAATCGCTAATCCAATTCCGGCTAATCTTTGTGTCAAAGAGCTATGACAATATTGCCAAACAAGTTTACAGATAGAAGTAATTACCCATCCCATGACTTGTACAGGATGAATCCACCCCCAAGGATCACCAATGATGTAATCTAAAATGGCAGCAATTAATAAAACAGTCATTTTCTGCTAAACAATAAAACTGGCTTCTGCTCCTAGGGATGCTTGCCAACTGCGAGCATCATAATAAAGGTCTGCTAGGGTAATACTATATAAAGCTTCTTTCATTTTTTGATGCAGTCGTTGCCAAAGACTAAATGTCACCCAATCTTCCGCTTGTGTTGGTGAGGTTTGGTGATGGGGTAAAGGATCTATAGTTTCCCCCACAGATTCGAGAATTTCTCCTAGGGAAATCTGGGCAGGTTTTTTTGCTAGTTGATATCCCCCAATGCTACCGCGAACTGATTTTACTAAACCAGCACGACGCATTTCTATTAATAGCTTTTCTAAATAGGGTGCAGGAATATCTTGACGAGTGGCGATCGCTCTAGTAGAAACTGGACCATATCCTGGTTGCAAACTTAAATCTAGCAACGCTTTCACACTATAGTGTCCTCTAGTCGTGAGTTTCATAATCCTGCCCAATAGTACTTTGGCGATTATTTACTTGGGGATAGCAGCAACTAGTCGTTAATGACTAATCAGTAATGACTAATTTCCGAATATTTTTGTGTAAGAATCGACAAACTGATCAAGAAATAGACAAAATTTTTAGCTATCCTTTAAAAAACTTCAGCAATTACAGTGTAAACTAACCTGCCCCACATTTACACCTGGAAGATTAGCCCCTAGGTCAGAAAGTTTCACTGGTGCAAGAAAATAGCCGAAGGGAAAGCTATGGGGATATAAATGCTAATCAGCAATTAGGTAAGTCCAATTAATAAATTACCCAATTTCACTTCTTCAAAACTAATTTTCCCCTGTTCTCTATGAGCAGGAAGGGAAGTCTGACCCTACAATCAGCAAGCTACTGGTATTGTCTTTACAGAAAATACTGCTCCCTTGCCATCATATATATAGTTGTCACCAAACCCATCAGCATTTCCTGATGAACCCATCAGTAAGTGACTACGATCAAGTTTACTCCCGTTATCCCTTAGTCAATATGTGAATGAATGTAAAGTTAGAGATATTCAGTCTCTATTCCCAATTTCTGATTATCCATTGGCGAACAGGATGAAGCAGACTGATTTGTGTCCATTTACTTATATATTTTGTGGAAAATATTATTTATAGTCCACAAATTTCCATCATTTATGTAATATACTTGGCTAGGCTGGGATAAAAAATAAAGGATTGTGTTCTTACTTCCTTAATGTCAGCTAAAATAAAATCGATTCCACCACTTCAAGCGTTTATTTTCGATATAAGTTGATGGCTAAACAGAAAAAAATTGAACCCCTAGTAGGCGAAGAACTGCTGAAGAAAGTCAAAGAGCTAGAAACCCTCAGCAAAGACGATAAAGCTAAACAGTGCGGCTACTATACCGTTACCAAAAACGGCATTGAGCGCGTCAACATGATGAAGTTCTTAAATGCTCTAATTGATGCAGAGGGCATTCAGTTAGACAGCGCTCCCAGTGCAAATGGACGTGGGGGACGCAGCGCTAGTTATAGAATTAGTGTGCAATCTAACGGGAACTTGCTGATAGGTTCGGCATATACAAAACAGATGAATCTCAAGCCAGGAGATGAATTTGTCATCACCTTAGGCAAGAAACATATTCGTCTGAGACAACTCGACTCAGAAGAGAAAGAAGCTCTAGATGCTCTAGAAGCGATCGCCTAAGTTTTTCTACTATCTTTGGTCATGAGTCCTCTGTCATTTCTTGCTAGTCTCACCTGGCAATTAATGGCTGAATTCTCATGGCTGTTTCCCATTTGACCATTGATGAATTGCTTTGCGAGTCACTGCCAAGTTACAAGCTAAAGCAATTTGTTCTCTCTCAAGTAAGCCTAAAATTTCCTCTGGGTTATCTCTTGCCACAACAGGCAATTGATGCAAACCTCGTAGTGCCATTCTATCTAAAGCTTCTGACAAAGGTTCATCTCGCCAAGCGTAAAGAATGTCAGTGGTACAGATATCAGCAAGGGTTTGACTAGCTAATTTATTGGCAGTCTCCTGAGAGGATTGGGAGTAATTTTGCCAAAAATTGAGTTTCCGATTGATATCTTCCAAGGAAAAGATACCTACTACCTTGCCAACTTCATTTACTACTAATGCGCTGCGAGAAGATGGAATACTTGCCATTTCAATGGCAGCATCGATGATTTTCATTGTCAGGGGTAATTTTTTGGGATGGGGGTGCATCGCATCTTCTACTAATATTTCCTGTAATATTTCTGTCTGCTCATCCTTGAGTTCTGACAGACCGATTTGTTGTAGGTTGAGGTTAGAATTAGCGCTCGGTTGCATTCTTTCGCGCAACCAGACACTTAAGCCCACTGCTGCCATTAGTGGTAAGACAATGCGATAATCCCTAGTTAATTCAAATAATAAAAGAATAGATGTTAAAGGCGCTCTCACACTAGCAGCCAATACCGCAGCCATACCCACCATGGCATAGGCTGGAGGAGATGCCATATACTCGCTGATAGCGGGTGCAATTAGTGCCAGGATTTTAGCGTAAGCACTTCCTAAGGAAGCACCCAGAAACATGGCAGGTGCAAAGATTCCACCAACAAACCCGCTACCTGCGCTAACTACCGTCATCAATAATTTGACTACCAGTAATATCATTAACAGTTCCAGGGAAAATTTCACATCCTGGAGCATGGCTTCAATTGTGCCATAACCGATACCAAGAATTTGCGGTAAATACAGAGCCACAATCCCAACGATTAAACCACCAATCAGAGGGTGTAGGGGTTTAGGGATTCTACCTAACCAAGTAAAACCGCCTATTTGACCAGCAAAAACGGCTTTGGCAAATTGCATAGATTGGGTGTATGCCAGGGATACCAAGCTTGCCCATAGACCCAAACCTAGATATAAAGGTAATTCTAGAGGGCTACGTACTTGGTAAAGAGGTAAGGCAAAGGCGGGTTGGGTTCCTAAACCGATTTGAGCCACTAAGGCAGCAACAACCGCAGCAAGTAGGACTACACTGACTGCTGAAGTAGCAAAGGATGTAGCGCCTAACACCACTTCCAGGGCAAAAAATACTCCGGCGATCGGTGCGTTAAAACCAGCTGCCAAACCCGCAGCAGCACCAGCAGCTAACAGCAACCGTTGCCGTTCCTGGGATACTCGTAAAATCACTGATAGGAGCATTCCCAGATTGGCACCAATTTCCACACTTGGACCCTCTGGACCCAGAGAAGCCCCACTACCTAAGGAAACAGCCGCCGCCAGCATTTTTGTCACAGGTCGTAATTGACGCTGAAATTCGCCTTTTTGGGAAGCGGCAATCAAAGCAGATAAACCGGGACCAAAATCCTGGGTACGCCAACGCATTAATCCAACTATGGCTCCGCCAAAAATAGGCACACAAGCTAAAGTCCAAGCACCCCAGACACCGATAACACCCATGAAATTTTCTAACATCAAGTGATTGATCAGTTCAATGAGATAATGGAATGTGACTATACCCATGCCACTGCCACCGCCAATTAGCACAGCTAAGAGCAGGATGACTGTTTCTGGGGAGAGTTGAAAACGATTCAGTAGATAGGTTAGGTGTGGTGCAGGAGCAGGTAAAACAGCTTTGTCCGTCACCTTCTGTAAAGGAGTGGTTGGCAGGAGGGTCATTTAGGAGTGCAGTAAATATAATAAAAAATTTAATATTTTATGTCTTACTTTTTATTGTGAGTCATTATCTAGCAACCAGACAACTAGAAAGTAATTTGCTATTGACCAAAAAGCTATTAGCTCCATAGGACAAAAGCGATTTTTTGATTTCTGTTTGGCTTTTTCTGAGCTAGTCTGGTTATACTCGTGTTGCAGCTGTCAAATCATCCTGAGTTGGGAAACAACTTTGTGTATGTGTGATATGGCTGAGGTTAAATTGCACAGGAATATGTCGATACTTAATTAATTGTTGATGTGATTGTGTCACATCTGTGACTAATTGCATTTTTTGCTGGTTAAATGGACTGAGCGGACGAGGTAGATGAACACACACGCATTTGAACATCATTATTTGGCTTGCCCCATTTGTCGCAGAAATCCAACTCCCCAACCGGTGACTACTGGTATTGGATTTTTCACCTGTCCGTATTGTTCCGAGAAACTAGTAATTTGTCCCAGTGGTCATTATGTGCGAGACCCCTTTGTCCGTAAACAGATGATGCTGGCAGAGTCATTACGCCGTCAGAGCCGCCCCCTAGCGCGAATTATTCGGGATTTTGGAGTTTTGAAACGCCCGATGTTGGCTGTAATTTTGGGAAGTGCGGTGCTCTTAGGGATGATTGTTTCTAGTCAACAGAATGTGACTAATGATACATCTATTCCGAAGATAGAAAAAAAGAAATAGGTTACAGGGGATAGGGGGTGACAGTATCACTATCCTCTCTGTACCGATATCCATGTTGGGTTTTGCCTTGCTTAACCCAACCTATATCTAATACCAATTCGTAATTCGTAATGCTCCCTGCGGGAGAGCTAACGCTAAAGTTCCTTAGCGATATACTTCCTCAGTCACCTGGGATAAACGTTGCATTGCTACGGCAATTTCCTCATCGCTGCCAGTTAAACTAATTCGTAAACATTGGTGTTTGTGTTGCCATTCCTCCTGCAAACCGGGGAAGAAACTACTACCAGGAACGACAATCACACCTACCTGTTTTAATTTCTGATAAAATTCCCAATCAGTCATGGGTAAATCTTGCAACCATAACCAAGCAAATATTGCTCCTTCCCCACGGTGGAGAAAC
The Calothrix sp. 336/3 DNA segment above includes these coding regions:
- a CDS encoding Rrf2 family transcriptional regulator, yielding MKLTTRGHYSVKALLDLSLQPGYGPVSTRAIATRQDIPAPYLEKLLIEMRRAGLVKSVRGSIGGYQLAKKPAQISLGEILESVGETIDPLPHHQTSPTQAEDWVTFSLWQRLHQKMKEALYSITLADLYYDARSWQASLGAEASFIV
- a CDS encoding AbrB family transcriptional regulator — its product is MAKQKKIEPLVGEELLKKVKELETLSKDDKAKQCGYYTVTKNGIERVNMMKFLNALIDAEGIQLDSAPSANGRGGRSASYRISVQSNGNLLIGSAYTKQMNLKPGDEFVITLGKKHIRLRQLDSEEKEALDALEAIA
- a CDS encoding chloride channel protein gives rise to the protein MTLLPTTPLQKVTDKAVLPAPAPHLTYLLNRFQLSPETVILLLAVLIGGGSGMGIVTFHYLIELINHLMLENFMGVIGVWGAWTLACVPIFGGAIVGLMRWRTQDFGPGLSALIAASQKGEFQRQLRPVTKMLAAAVSLGSGASLGPEGPSVEIGANLGMLLSVILRVSQERQRLLLAAGAAAGLAAGFNAPIAGVFFALEVVLGATSFATSAVSVVLLAAVVAALVAQIGLGTQPAFALPLYQVRSPLELPLYLGLGLWASLVSLAYTQSMQFAKAVFAGQIGGFTWLGRIPKPLHPLIGGLIVGIVALYLPQILGIGYGTIEAMLQDVKFSLELLMILLVVKLLMTVVSAGSGFVGGIFAPAMFLGASLGSAYAKILALIAPAISEYMASPPAYAMVGMAAVLAASVRAPLTSILLLFELTRDYRIVLPLMAAVGLSVWLRERMQPSANSNLNLQQIGLSELKDEQTEILQEILVEDAMHPHPKKLPLTMKIIDAAIEMASIPSSRSALVVNEVGKVVGIFSLEDINRKLNFWQNYSQSSQETANKLASQTLADICTTDILYAWRDEPLSEALDRMALRGLHQLPVVARDNPEEILGLLEREQIALACNLAVTRKAIHQWSNGKQP